The DNA sequence GGGGCCGGGGCCTTCGCGGCGGGCGCGGGCTTGGCGGCGGCCGGGGGCTGCGCGGCGGGCGCGGCCGGGGCGGGGGACGTGGTGGACGCGACCCCCGCGGCCGCGTCACCCGCCGGCTTGGCCGGAGCGGCGACGGACGCGCCTACCCCTGGCTTGTAGTCGGCGAAGAAGTCCCACCAGGCACGGTCGACCGAATTCGGGTCCTGGAGGTACTGCTGATAGATCTCGTCGACGAGCCACTCATTGGGACCGAACGCGGCAGCAGGGTTCTTGCCCTGCGCTTCTTGGTCGGTCGAAGTGCTCGAGTTACTGGGGGACTGTGGCGACACGGCGGCAACCGCCCTCTTCCGCTTCACAAGGTGATGGACAGCGGAAATAAAGGCTACGCCTCCAAGGACGCCAGGTGCAGGCCGGGCCGGTCATCCGTCGCGTAAGTCACACTGGATTGCGAGTTTCGGGGCTGTAAATGGCGGGAAACAAGCGAGGTTTGCCTACGACGCGGCTCCACGTGGAGACCCCTCGGGTACGTCGACACGCGGCTGCGGCCCGTCCGGGCGCGTGACCTGCGCGCCCGTGACTCGCTTCCACTTCGAACCTTACGTCAACTTCAGTCTTCGAGCAGGCCCGGAAGGCTGACCTGGATCCGGCAGCCGCGAGCCGATTCGGCCACCCCGATGTGGCCGCCGTGAAGATCGACGGCCCAGCGGGCGATGGCGAGCCCGAGGCCCGTGCCGCCGTCGCCCCCGGGCGGCGCGCCGGCGTGCGCGCCCCGGTTGAAGCGCTCGAACACCCGGTGCCACTCCGACTGGGGGATCCCGGGTCCTTCGTCGAGGACCTCCAGGTCCAAGGACTCGGGATAGGGCCCGCGCCGGGCACGGACGGTGACGCGGCCGTGCGGCGGGCTGTGCTTCACGGCGTTGTCGATCAAGTTGGCGACCACCTGGTGCAGGCGCTCGGCGTCGGCGTGCGCCGTCAGCTCCGGGGGCGACACGTCCAGGTGCAGATGGACATCCGTCCGCGTGTGACTGCCGGAGCCGGACGGCATCCCTTTGCGCGCGGAGGCGACCATATTGGCCTCCTTCAGGACCCCCGACAGATAGGGCCACACTTCGAAGCGGCGCGCTTTGAGGGGCACGACCCCGTTGTCCAGGCGCGAGAGGTCGAGAAGCGTGTCCACGAGACGGCCCAGGCGCTCCGTCTGCTTCAGGGCCGTGCGCATCGTCTCCGGGTCGGCGGCCGAGACGCCGTCGACCACGTTCTCCAGGACGGCCCGCAGGGCCGCGATGGGGGTGCGCAGCTCGTGCGAGACGTTGGCGACGAGCTCCTTGCGCTGCTGGTCCTGGGCCTCCAGGTCGTCGGCCATGCGGTTGATCGTCGTGGCCACGTCGCCCAGCTCGTCGCGCCGGTCGGCGCCGCGCACACGGCGTGTGTAGTCGCCGTGCGAGACCGCGCGGGCCACCGAGTTCATCTCGTCCAGCGGCGCGGTGAGGCCGTGGGCCACGAACTGCGTGATCAGCAAGGTGGCGATCACCGAGAAGACCGTGATGAAGCGCAGCTCGGTCTCGGTCTTCATGGCCACCATCAGCAGCCCGGTGGTGATGAACACCGAGACGACCACCAGCGTCCCGAGCTTCGTCTTGATGGAGAAGGGTCTGAGCCCGCCGAAGGGACCGCTCATCCCACCACCTCCACCCCGGTCGCAGCGCCACTTCAGACCACCCATGCCCGGGGTGCCGCCCGCCATGCCTCCCACGGCGCCGTACGCCGTCGTACCGCTCCCGGCGCTCTGGGGCGTCGTGCCGCTCAGGGCGCCGGGGGGCGGGCCGTCGGCGGCGCCGGGGTCCGCGGTCATGGCGTCGGCGTCTCCAGGGCGTACCCGACCCCGTGGACCGTGCGGATGCGCTCCGCGCCGATCTTGCGCCGCAGCGCCTTGATGTGGCTGTCGACGGTGCGGGTGCCGGAGGCGTCCGCCCAGTCCCACACCTCGGCGAGCAACTGCTCGCGCGAGAGCACCGCGCGCGGGGTGTTCGCCAGGCACACCAGGAGGTCGAATTCCGTGGGTGTCAGGTGCACGTCCTCGCTGCGCACCCGCACCCGCCGCTGCGCGTGGTCGATCTCCAGCTCGCCGAGGCGCAGGATGCCGCTGCGCGGCGTCGTCGCGGCGAGCGCGGCCCGTTCCACGCGGCGCAGCAGCACATGCACGCGTGCGGCCAGTTCGCGCATCGAGAACGGTTTGGTCATGTAGTCGTCCGCGCCGACGCCGAGCCCGACGAGCATGTCCGTCTCGTCGTCCCGCGCCGTCAGCATCAGCACCGGTACGGGGCGCTGGGCCTGCACGCGGCGGCAGACCTCCAGGCCGTCGAATCCCGGCAGCATGATGTCGAGGATCAGCAGATCGGGCTGCCAAGCCTGGGCGGTGTCCACCGCAGCCGGGCCGTCCGCCGCCGTTTGCACGACGAAACCCTCGGCGCGCAGACGGGCGGCGATGGCGTCCACGATCGTCGGGTCGTCCTCGACCACGAGCACCCGGCGCTGTGCTCCCGGCATCGCCGCCGTGGCGCTGTTGTGGGAGGTGTGTGTCTGCTCCATCGCCCCGCCCCTGACGTGATCGCTTGGTGTCCGGTCAGCAGAGTACGGGGCGCGGAGGCACCTCGGCTACGCAGCCCTTGTCGCGAGATGGACCACGTCCGGGACGCCCCGGGCAACGGCGATCTCTTCCGTACGTACGTGCTGGAATCCGGCATTCCGCAAAGCAGAGTCGAAAGCGGATGACGGCTGCGCGGACCACACCGCGAGGACGCCGCCGGGGGTGAGCCGGGCCCGGCAGGCGGCGAGTCCCGCGGGTGAGTAGAGGCTCCCGTTGTCCTCCGTGACGGTCCAGTCGGGCCCGTTGTCGATGTCCAGACAGAGAGCGTCGTACGTCCTCGGGGACGCACCGGAGTGGGGGATTCCTGCTTCGTTGACGCTTGCGAATGCGCCCCTGACATATGCGATCAGATCGGTGTGCAGGATCTCCGTGCGCGGGTCGGCGAGCGCCTGCTTCGAGAGCTCCCCGAGCGGTCCGTCCCGATGCCAGTCGATGACCGCCCGCTCCCGCTCCACCACGGTGATGCGGCCCCAGCGTGGGTCGGCGGCCGCGTGGGCGAGCGAGAAGCCGACTCCCAGACCGCCGATGAGGACGCTGGGCCGCGGGCGCCCGTCCAGCGCCTCGTGGGCGGCGTCGATCAGGAGGCGCTCGGAGCGGCCGTCCGAGGTGTCCATGAGGAACATGCCATTGGCAATGATCTGGAGCAGGTCTCCGTGGCGGCGCAGTACGACCTCGCCGTAGGGGCCGTCGCGCCTGTCGAGCACCACGGGGGGATCGGGGTGATACGGAGTGCGCATCCCCCCATCCTGCTGCCCGTCCACCCGTGACTCCAGGGATTTGACCGGCCCCCGGAGGGTCTCGGCGTCCCGCGCGCGGGACGCCGAGGAATGAGCGCGGGTTGCTGTGAGTTCCTGTGAATCGCGTCCCACGTGGCGTCGGTCATAGACAGCAGGGGAACGATCGGTGAAGCGTGAACGTGATCCATTCGTGATGTAGCGAACGTGATCGATTTGTGATGCAGTCGCGTAGGAAGTTCCTAGCGAAGTTCCTGGTGAAGTTCCTTGACGGAGGGAGCGCCTCAGCGTGAACCGGACCATTTCAGGCGTGGGCGCCTCTATGGGTACTGATGGGGGCGCTTCTGCGGGTTCCGGCGGGGAGGCCGACGAGGCTTCCGGTCAGGGTGAGCCCGGGGCGGTCGGCAGCGGAGACGTGCTGGACGGGATATCCCGCGAGGGCGTGCTGGACGCGGTGCCGCGGCAGCGGCGGGTGGTGCTGGTCGGGTCCCCCGTGGGGGCCGCGGGTGCCGTGGATGGGTTTGAGGGGGCTTCCGGCTCCGGGGCCGGTTCGGGTTCGGGCTTGGGCTCGGAATCCAGTTCGGGGTTGGGGTCGGACGGGGGTGGCCCGGCCGCGGCAGTCGGTCCGGCTGCGACGGGGGGCGGGCAGGCTTCCGCCTCCGTCCCGGCGTCCGCCGTTCCCGCAGGGCCCGTTTCTCCCGGTGCCGCGGCGTGGTCCGGGCTCCGCCGGCTGCGACCCTGGCGGCTGCTGCCGACTCCGACCGGGACGCCCTTCACCTTCGGATACGCGGTCGTCCTCCTCGTCACCTCGCTGGTCGCCGAGCACGCCGACCCGTCGGTGATCTCCTCGATGCACCAGGGTTCGAGCACGGACGTCGCCCACCTCGCGGACCGGCCCGTGTTCGTCCTCCTCGCCAGCGCGCTGTGGATCGCGGGCGGCATCACGTCGCCGTACGCCATCGGGTTCCTGTTCGTCCTCACCGCGCTCGAACGGCGCGTGGGCGCGCTGCGCGCCGCGGGCGTCTTCGTGCTCGGGCACGTCGTCGCGACCCTCGCCACGGAGATCCCGGTGGGGCTCTCCGTCCTCGTCGGCCACCTGCCCGGCACGTCTCTGCACCGGCTCGACTACGGCATCAGCTTCGGCGTCGCCGCGAGCGTCGGCGCGCTTGCGGGCGTCCTCGGGCCGTGGCTGCGCTGGGTGGTTCTGGCGGGCTTCGGCTGGATGCTCGTCGAGGACCTCATCGCGTTCACCGACCCGATGACGAACTGGGGGCATCTGCTCGCCCTCGCCGTGGGTGTGGCTACGTGGCCGCTGCTGCGGAGCCCGCAGGGGCGGGGCGGGGTGGCTTAGGCGGGGCGGGGGGCTCGGCGCGTCGGTCGGTCTGGGCTCGGCGGGAGCGTGGGTGCTGACGTCGGGGTTGGCTTGGGGGCGGGCCCTGGCTCGTGGCTTGGCTCCTGGGCTGGCTCCGGCCTTGGCTCTGGTGCCGCCTTCGGCTTCGGCGTCGGCTCGGGTCTTGGTGTGGCCTTGGCTTGAGCTGGGGCTTTGGTCGGTGCGGGCGGCGCGGGCTCGCGCCGTGGGGTCGTGCAGTAGCGCAGTAGCGCAGTCGTGTGGCAGGGCGGGTCGCGCCACGCCGCGCGGCCTCCGGGTGGATCGGGCGGATGTCGGCGGACCTTGCGGAAGCGTCGGGGATTGATTCTCGCAAGACTCTTGCGCCGCAAGGCAATGGGCGACTATCTTGTACCGCATGACAAAGGAGCTGTCCGCGTCGCACGACCAGCGCCGTAGCCAGCTGCTGCGCGGGGTGCTCGACCTGTGTCTGCTCGCGCTCATCGCGGAGCGGCCTCGGTATGGCTATGAGTTCGTGGAAGCCCTGACCGAGAGCGGCCTCGACCTGGTGAGCGAGGGGAGTATCTATCCCTTGCTCGCACGTATGGAGCGGGCGGGCCTGGTCGACTCCTATCGCGCTCCGTCCGCCGCGGGCGGGGCGCCGCGCAAGTACTACCGCCTGACCGAGGCGGGCGCGGCCGAGCTGGCAAGCGGCCGCACCACCTGGACCGCCTTCACGGGCGCGGTCTCCAGCACCTTGGGGACCTGACCGGGGCGCACGACACGGCACCAATCGGGGGAGACGGCACATGACGTACGAGACGACGAGCGCGACGGCGATCGGCGAGGCGAGGACGGGAGCGGGGGCGGCCGCGTCGGCTGCTCGAACACCGGACCACGACCCGCCGGGCAAGGCCGCACCCGACACCGGGCTCACCCGCGAGCGCGCCCTCGCCGTCTGCCGGAGCAACTGGGAGTACCGCGGGATCGACGACGCCTCCCTGCGCGAGATGCTCGACGAGCTCTCCGGCCACCTGGAGGAAGCCGCCGCCGCGGGCCGCACCCCGCAGGACGTGGTCGGGGCCGACGTGAAGGCGTTCGCCGCCGCCTGGGCCCGCGCACACACGCCCCTGCCGCTGCGCGTCCTGCGCATGGCGGCGCTGATCCCCTTCGTGGTCGGCTCCCTGTTGCTGCTCACCCATCTCCTCGACCGGACCCTGACCCTGGAGATAGAGGCGCCCCGCATCGCCTTCTACGGGGCGCTGGCAATAGGCGCCGTCACCTGGGGAATGCGGCGAGGGAACCTCGGCTTCAGACGCTGGATGCTCCTTGGCGTCGCCGCGCTGCCCGTAGCTGAGTTCACCGGCTGGCTCATAGGCGACGACCCACTCTTCCGCCTGCCGCTGTGGGGCACGCTGCTGTTCCTCGTGCCCGGCCTGCCGTACGCCGTCAAGGACTTCCGAGCGAGAAGGGGAGGGCCCTCGAAGGGGTGAGGGGACGGGCTGGCGCCCGGGGAAGCGAGGGCGTTGCGCCGTGGGCGCTGGCCGAGAAACCAGGCTTCGCCCCGGGGGCAGGCACAGCCTGCGGTGACAGCCAGCGCCTGTAGCGGCAGGCACCGCCCACGGCGGCATACACCTGCCCACGCAGCCGGACTGTGGCTGACTTGGCGGCGACTACTGACACGGCGGGGCCGTGCCTGAACCAGTGGCAACTGCCGACGCACCGGGACAGTGGCTGCCTTGAGGGCCACTGCCCATGCACCGGGACGACGGCTGAGTTGGCGTCGGCTGCGGACATAGCGGGACAGTGGCTGCCCGGACGGCGACTGCCGACACAGCGGGACGGCCACTGCCCCAGCGGCAGCCACCGACGCTGCGGACCACGGCCGACCTGCCAACTCGCGGCCGACGCAGCAGGCAACCACCAAGGCGTTGGCGGCAAGCAGCACCAAAAGCAATCAACCACCACGAGCGACCAGTCACCACGAGCGACCAGCCGGCACACGGGACCAGTCGCCAGGCACGGCCACTCACCAAGCGGGACCAGCCGCCACACGCGGCCACTCACCTAGTAAGACCAGGCGCCAAGCAGGACCAATCACCACACGCGACCACCAGCCAAGCCCGAGCAATCACCACACCCACTACCCAACCGCCGCCACACCACATAGCCGGTCAAGCCCGGCCGTCGACTAACCAGCCACCGCTCAGGACTCGTCCGGACCCTTCCGGCGGGCGCTCGTCAGTGGTGCCACCACCTGCCAACCGAGCGACTCGTACAAGGCGCGCCCCTCCACGGTCCCCGCCAGGACGCCGATCTCGCAGCCTTGCTCGGCCGCGGCAGTCTGAAGCGTGTGCATGACGAGGCTGCCCAGGCCGCGGCGGCGGTGCGCCGGGGAGGTCTCGATCTGGTCGGCGACCGCGGTGCGGCCCGTCGGTGCCATCTGGCCGCGCGCCGCCCAGGAGCCGTCGGCGGCGGTCACCATCGTTCGCACGACACCACCCCGCATCCAAGTGCGCAGCCGGTAACCCTCCGGTGCCACCAGGTGCTGCGGGGGCGCCGGGGTCAGGGTCACCGTCATCAAGTAGCCCTCCTCCGGATCGACCCACCACTCCGGGCCGAGCCACGGCGTGACCCGCGACGGCTCGGCGAAGACCTTCAGCCAGACATCCGCACCCGACACGGACGCGGCGACCTTGCGTACGTCGGCCTCCAGGGCGCCCCCGTGGGGCGAGCCGAAGACGTGGCGGGACGGGTGCTTGGCCAGGCCGACGTCGATCGTGTAGCCCCAGGGCTCCACCACCGGCGGAGCCGCTCCGCGAGAGACGACCCAGCCGTCGACCCAGGCGCGAACCGCCTCGTCGGCTTCCCGGGCCTCCGCGGTCCCCGTCGCCCCCGTCGCTTCCATCCGAATGCCTCCCCGTGTCGGCCAACGGCCGTGTAATGGCCGATTGGCAGGTGCAGCCCTCACCAGTAATGGATGAACTGGCGAAGTGAAGATTACAGAGCCGCGTTTCCGTGGGGGCAGAGGTGATCGCTCACAGCGAACAAACCCGTGGGAACAATCCAAGGCTCATAAGCATTGAGTCGGTATAGCTCAACTTGAATGCCGAAGGGGAGATCATGGCTGCTGAGTCCACGGCTTACACCTCGCTCGCTCTGCCCGTGCTGCCGCTCGATGACGAGGTCGTGCTGCCCGGCATGGTGGTGCCGTTCGACCTGTCCGACGCCGACGTACGAGCCGCGGTGGAGGCCGCTCAGGCCGCCGCGAGGTCCAGTGGGAGTAGCAGCAAGCCGCAGGTGCTGCTTGTTCCGCGTATCGACGGGACGTATGTGGGCACCGGTGTGCTCGGCACCGTCGAGCAGGTGGGCCGGCTCTCGGACGGCGACCCGGGGGCGCTGATCCGCGGTCGCGGCCGGGTGCGGATCGGTGCGGGCACCACCGGCCCCGGCGCCGCCCTGTGGGTGGAGGGGGCCCAGGTCGAGGAGACCGTGCCGGACCCGCTGCCCGGGGCCACGGCCGAGCTGGTCAAGGAGTACAAGGCGCTGGCCACGAGCTGGCTGAAGAAGCGCGGGGCCTGGCAGGTCGTCGACCGCGTGCAGCAGATCGACGACGTCTCGGCGCTCGCGGACAACTCCGGATACTCGCCGTTCCTCACGACCGAGCAGAAGGTCAAGCTGCTTGAGACCGAGGACCCGACGGTCCGGTTGAGGCTCGCCACCGAGCAGCTGCGCGAGCACCTGGCGGAGCAGGACGTCGCCGAGTCGATCGCCAAGGACGTCCAGGAGGGCGTGGACAAGCAGCAGCGCGAGTTCCTGCTGCGGCGGCAGCTGGAGGCGGTGCGCAAGGAGCTGCGCGAGCTGAATGGCCGGGAGGGTGAGGAGGAGTCCGACGACTACCGCGCCCGGGTGGAGGCCGCGGACCTGCCCGAGCACGTGCGGGAAGCCGCCCTGAAGGAGGTCGAGAAGCTGGAGCGCACGAGCGACCAGTCTCCCGAGGGCTCCTGGATCCGCACCTGGCTCGACACGGTCCTGGAGCTGCCGTGGACCGAGCGGACCGAGGACGCGTACGACATCAAGGGCGCGCAGGAGGTCCTCGACGCCGAGCACGCGGGCCTGGAGGACGTGAAGGAGCGGATCACCGAGTACCTGGCGGTGCGCAAGCGGCGCTCGGACCGCGGCATGGGCGTGGTCGGCGGCCGCCGCGGCGGCGCGGTGCTCGCGCTCGTCGGGCCGCCCGGCGTGGGCAAGACCTCGCTCGGCGAGTCGGTGGCGCACGCGATGGGGCGCAAGTTCGTGCGGGTCGCGCTCGGCGGCGTGCGGGACGAGGCGGAGATCCGAGGGCACCGGCGCACCTACGTGGGCGCGCTGCCGGGCCGGATCGTGCGGGCCATCAAAGAGGCCGGTTCGATGAACCCGGTGGTGCTCCTCGACGAGATCGACAAGGTGGGCTCGGACTTCCGGGGCGACCCGGCGGCCGCGCTGCTCGAAGTGCTCGACCCGGCGCAGAACCACACGTTCCGCGACCACTACCTGGAAGTGGAGCTGGACCTGAGCGACGTGGTCTTCCTGGCCACGGCCAATGTCCTGGAGGCCATCCCCGAGGCCCTGCTCGACCGCATGGAGCTGGTCCGGCTCGACGGCTACACCGAGGACGAGAAGGTCGTGATCGGCAGGGACCACCTGGTTCCGCGCCAGCTCGACCGGGCCGGGCTCGGCGAGGGCGAGGTGACGGTCGACGAGAGCGCGCTGCGCAGGCTCGCCGGTGAGTACACGCGCGAGGCGGGGGTGCGCAATCTGGAGCGTTCCATCGCACGGCTGCTCCGCAAGGTCGCGGCGCAGCACGAGCTGGGCGAGCGCGAGCTGCCGTTCACCGTCGGCGCGGACGCGCTGCGCGAGCTGATCGGGCGGCCGCACCACGTGCCGGAGTCGGCGCAGGACCCGGCCGAGCGGCGCACCGCGGTGCCCGGCGTGGCCACGGGGCTCGCGGTCACCGGGGCGGGCGGCGACGTGTTGTTCGTCGAGGCCTCGCTCGCCGACCCGGAGACGGGCGCGGCCGGGCTCACGCTCACCGGACAGCTGGGTGACGTGATGAAGGAGTCCGCGCAGATCGCGCTGTCCTTCCTGCGCTCCCACGGCGCGGAGCTGGAGCTGCCCGTCGGCGATCTGAAGGACCGGGGCGCGCACATCCACTTCCCGGCGGGCGCGGTGCCCAAGGACGGGCCGAGTGCGGGCATCACGATGACGACGGCGCTCGCGTCGCTGCTCAGCGGCCGCCAGGTGCGCACGGACGTGGCGATGACCGGCGAGGTGTCGCTGACCGGCCGGGTGCTGCCGATCGGTGGCGTCAAGCAGAAGCTGCTCGCCGCCCACCGCGCCGGGATCACCACGGTGATCATCCCGAAGCGGAACGAGCCGGACCTGGACGACGTCCCCGCCGAGGTCCTGGAGAAGCTCGACGTGCACGCGGTGACGGACGTCCGGCAGGTGCTCGAACTGGCCCTCGCACCGGCCGAGGTGAAGGTTCCCGCCGCGGCGTGACGGGCGCGGCGGGGCGGTGAAGGTCCGGGGCCCTGAGGGCCCCGGACCTTGCCGCACATGGGGGGTGCCGCACATGGATACGGAGGGTGCTGCCGGGGCGGCCCGGTCAGCCGTTGGCCAGGGCCTGCACGCGGTCGTAGGCGCCGTTGAACTTGTTGTGGTCGCCGACGATCGGGCCGGACGACGTGTACTGCCACATGGTGTGGAAGCCCCAGCCGGCGGGGAGTTCGCCGGGGCTGGTGTTGTAGCGGGCGATCCACAGGGGGTGGGCGGAGCCGAAGCCGCCGTAGTTGCCGGTGCACTGCTTCCACCAGGTGGTGGCCGTGTAGATCACGGCGTCGCGGCCGGTGCGCGCCCGGTAGGTGTTCAGGAAGTCCTGGATCCAACTGACCATGGCGCTCTGGGACTTGCCGAAGCAGGCGGCGCCGTAGGGGTTCCACTCGATGTCGAGGGCGCCCGGCAGGGTCTTGCCGTCGCGGGACCAGCCGCCGCCGTTGTCGACGAAGTAGTTGGCCTGGGCGGCGCCGCTGGAGGTGTCGGGGGTGGCGAAGTGGTAGGCGCCCCGGATCATGCCGATGTTGTATGAGCCGTTGTACTGCTGGGCGAAGTACGGATTGCGGTAGGAGGTGGACTCCGTCGCCTTCACGTAGGCCCATCGGACGCCGCTGTTCCACAGGGCCGACCAGTTGACGTTGCCCTGGTGGCTGCTGACGTCGACGCCCTCTGTCTGTGCGGCGTCGCCGCCGCTCGGTCTGCCGCCCTGGCCGTCGTGCTCGATGACGCCCTGGCCCATGCGGGCGCTGCCGCGCGGTGGGATGTCGTCGCCGTCGGCGGACTGGGCAGCGCCGGGCAGGGCGACGAGCAGGGCGAGAGCGGACAGGACGGCGAGGAGAACGCCCGCGGCGGAGTGTCCGCTGCGGGCCGTACGAGTGCGGGCCGTACGAGGTCTGTGCACGGGCATGGCGTGCCTCCGAAAGGCCTCATGGAGTCCGTCCGGCGCAGGCGTGGCCGAAGGTGTGGCGCTTCGCCCGGTGCGGCGTACGGACTCGGTGGGGGGACCTGTCGACATGTCACGGCGATCGATGTCACCGAACCGATGTCACCGAACTGACTGGTGTGAACATGTCACTAAAGAAGCTACGCACGTAGACAACGGGAGGGAAGGGGCTCTCGTGGCCGCCGTTGGTCTACGCCTGCGAAATACTGGGCGAGCTGCGGCGATGGCCGCGGTCGGCGAAAACTTTCAGGTTCGGGAAAGTGCGGCAGGGGTGCTGACATGCGTGAGGACACGCACCACGGCGGGGGTTCCGGTGCGGGCGGGGCGGGGGCGGGCGGTGGTGTGGACCACGAGTTCCTCGCCCTGGAGCGGGAGCTGACGCTGCTGCTCCGCCGCGCCCGGGCCTCGTCCGGCGAGATGGCCCGCCAGGTCCATCCGGATCTGGAACCGGCCGCGTACGGCCTCCTCGCCTTCCTGGACGAGTCCGGTCCGCGGCGCGCCACGGACCTGGCCGCCTTCATCGGCGTCGGCAAGGCCACCATGAGCCGCCAGCTGCGGGCCCTGGAGCAGCTGGGCCTGGTCACGCGGGAGCCGGACCCCGCGGACGGCAGGGCCTGGCTCGTGCGGCTCACGGACGAGGGGCGCGAGCGGTTCCGGACCGTGCGCCGCGGGCGGCGCGAGCGGTACGTGCGCCAGCTCGCCGGATGGGACCGGGCCGAGGTGGCGGAGCTGGCCCGGCTGCTCCGGCAGCTCAACGCGCGGGCCGAGTTCTAGGCGACCCCACCCCGGCCCGGGCCCCGGGTGCCCCTCAGTCCGTGCCGAAGACCACCGCCAGCGGCTGCGGCGTCTTGTACACCGTGGACGGTTCCGTCACGTGGTCGGCGCCCAGGTACAGGCGCCCGCCCGCGTAGAGCAGGCGGCGATCCGACTCGAACCTCGCCTCCGTCTCATAGCTGTCCGACGGGTTCTGCAGCAGCTTCGTCGACTTGAGCGTGGCCGGGTCGACGCGCCAGACCGCGCCGCCCTCCTCGCCGACGATGCTCGCCTCCTGGTACGCGAGGACCTTGCCGCCCTCGTCGAGGCCGATCGGCACCATGCGGCCCGCGTCGGAGCCGGGCGCGCGGCGCAGCTGCTTGCCGGTCCTGAGGTCGAAGGACACCAGGTCGTTCCGGGCCGCCGACGCGCTGCTCGCCGGATCGCGGGTGGCGAGGTAGAGCGCGTTGCGCTCCTTGCTGACCGCGAGCTGGGCACAGCCCGTGACCTCCGTGGCCGGGCACTCGGCCTCGTACTTGCCGTGCTCGCCGCCGTCGGCGGGGATCGTGCTGAGCGCCTTGCCGCGCGCGGCGCTGTCGTCGACGGCGATGAACCGGGAGATGCCGCTGCCGCCCTGCGCGTCGCCGTCGTCGGCGGCCAGGACCAGCGGGTCGACCGACACCACATGGACGTACTCGGTGCCCCGCGGCAGCGCGAACGTCGACTTCACCGCGCGGGTGCCGGGGTCGACCGTCTCGACCTTCGGCCTGGGGCTTTCGGTGTCGCCGCAGTCGCGCACCACGACCAGCTTGGTCTCGTCGCCCGCGTGGCCGACGGTGTCACACGGCTCGTCGGACGGCTTCCACAGCGGCGTGCCGTCGAGCTTCCAGCCCGCGCTCGCGCCGGTGCCGGCGGCGGCGACCGTGCCGCCGCCGATGGTCACCTCGTCGAACATCTCGCTGGTGCCGCTCGCGTCGGCCCCCTGTCTGCGCCACAGCAATTTCCCCTGCTTGATGTCGACGACGCCGACTTCGGTGCAGACCGACGGGTCCTTCTTGTCGTCCTGGAAGACGACCGCGACTTTCCCGTCCTTCGTGGGGGTCTGGGACGACCAGCAGATCTCCCCGGCCAACGGCACCTCCCAGGCGGCCTTTCCGCCCGTCAGTGGATAGCCGGATATCTTCTTGAGCCCGGCCTTCACGAAATGCCGGTCGGTCGTCCACATGCCCATGGCCCCGGCCATCTCGCCGACCTTCGGCTGGGCCACCTCGGCGAGCACCTTCGCCTCGGCCGCGGCCGGCTCCGCGCCGCCACCCTCTCCGCTCCCGCTGTCGCCGCCGTCGCCGCCACAGCCGCTGAGCACCAGCGCGGCCGCGAGTACGGAACCCGCGCGGACCGCCA is a window from the Streptomyces spectabilis genome containing:
- the lon gene encoding endopeptidase La, whose translation is MAAESTAYTSLALPVLPLDDEVVLPGMVVPFDLSDADVRAAVEAAQAAARSSGSSSKPQVLLVPRIDGTYVGTGVLGTVEQVGRLSDGDPGALIRGRGRVRIGAGTTGPGAALWVEGAQVEETVPDPLPGATAELVKEYKALATSWLKKRGAWQVVDRVQQIDDVSALADNSGYSPFLTTEQKVKLLETEDPTVRLRLATEQLREHLAEQDVAESIAKDVQEGVDKQQREFLLRRQLEAVRKELRELNGREGEEESDDYRARVEAADLPEHVREAALKEVEKLERTSDQSPEGSWIRTWLDTVLELPWTERTEDAYDIKGAQEVLDAEHAGLEDVKERITEYLAVRKRRSDRGMGVVGGRRGGAVLALVGPPGVGKTSLGESVAHAMGRKFVRVALGGVRDEAEIRGHRRTYVGALPGRIVRAIKEAGSMNPVVLLDEIDKVGSDFRGDPAAALLEVLDPAQNHTFRDHYLEVELDLSDVVFLATANVLEAIPEALLDRMELVRLDGYTEDEKVVIGRDHLVPRQLDRAGLGEGEVTVDESALRRLAGEYTREAGVRNLERSIARLLRKVAAQHELGERELPFTVGADALRELIGRPHHVPESAQDPAERRTAVPGVATGLAVTGAGGDVLFVEASLADPETGAAGLTLTGQLGDVMKESAQIALSFLRSHGAELELPVGDLKDRGAHIHFPAGAVPKDGPSAGITMTTALASLLSGRQVRTDVAMTGEVSLTGRVLPIGGVKQKLLAAHRAGITTVIIPKRNEPDLDDVPAEVLEKLDVHAVTDVRQVLELALAPAEVKVPAAA
- a CDS encoding response regulator transcription factor translates to MEQTHTSHNSATAAMPGAQRRVLVVEDDPTIVDAIAARLRAEGFVVQTAADGPAAVDTAQAWQPDLLILDIMLPGFDGLEVCRRVQAQRPVPVLMLTARDDETDMLVGLGVGADDYMTKPFSMRELAARVHVLLRRVERAALAATTPRSGILRLGELEIDHAQRRVRVRSEDVHLTPTEFDLLVCLANTPRAVLSREQLLAEVWDWADASGTRTVDSHIKALRRKIGAERIRTVHGVGYALETPTP
- a CDS encoding HAMP domain-containing sensor histidine kinase, with translation MSGPFGGLRPFSIKTKLGTLVVVSVFITTGLLMVAMKTETELRFITVFSVIATLLITQFVAHGLTAPLDEMNSVARAVSHGDYTRRVRGADRRDELGDVATTINRMADDLEAQDQQRKELVANVSHELRTPIAALRAVLENVVDGVSAADPETMRTALKQTERLGRLVDTLLDLSRLDNGVVPLKARRFEVWPYLSGVLKEANMVASARKGMPSGSGSHTRTDVHLHLDVSPPELTAHADAERLHQVVANLIDNAVKHSPPHGRVTVRARRGPYPESLDLEVLDEGPGIPQSEWHRVFERFNRGAHAGAPPGGDGGTGLGLAIARWAVDLHGGHIGVAESARGCRIQVSLPGLLED
- a CDS encoding spermidine synthase, which codes for MRTPYHPDPPVVLDRRDGPYGEVVLRRHGDLLQIIANGMFLMDTSDGRSERLLIDAAHEALDGRPRPSVLIGGLGVGFSLAHAAADPRWGRITVVERERAVIDWHRDGPLGELSKQALADPRTEILHTDLIAYVRGAFASVNEAGIPHSGASPRTYDALCLDIDNGPDWTVTEDNGSLYSPAGLAACRARLTPGGVLAVWSAQPSSAFDSALRNAGFQHVRTEEIAVARGVPDVVHLATRAA
- a CDS encoding GNAT family N-acetyltransferase; protein product: MEATGATGTAEAREADEAVRAWVDGWVVSRGAAPPVVEPWGYTIDVGLAKHPSRHVFGSPHGGALEADVRKVAASVSGADVWLKVFAEPSRVTPWLGPEWWVDPEEGYLMTVTLTPAPPQHLVAPEGYRLRTWMRGGVVRTMVTAADGSWAARGQMAPTGRTAVADQIETSPAHRRRGLGSLVMHTLQTAAAEQGCEIGVLAGTVEGRALYESLGWQVVAPLTSARRKGPDES
- a CDS encoding rhomboid-like protein, whose amino-acid sequence is MGSDGGGPAAAVGPAATGGGQASASVPASAVPAGPVSPGAAAWSGLRRLRPWRLLPTPTGTPFTFGYAVVLLVTSLVAEHADPSVISSMHQGSSTDVAHLADRPVFVLLASALWIAGGITSPYAIGFLFVLTALERRVGALRAAGVFVLGHVVATLATEIPVGLSVLVGHLPGTSLHRLDYGISFGVAASVGALAGVLGPWLRWVVLAGFGWMLVEDLIAFTDPMTNWGHLLALAVGVATWPLLRSPQGRGGVA
- a CDS encoding PadR family transcriptional regulator, whose protein sequence is MTKELSASHDQRRSQLLRGVLDLCLLALIAERPRYGYEFVEALTESGLDLVSEGSIYPLLARMERAGLVDSYRAPSAAGGAPRKYYRLTEAGAAELASGRTTWTAFTGAVSSTLGT